GGTCCCGGCCCGGTTCCGCCTTCCCCGCCCAAGCTCGGCGGCGGGCAGGCCGGGCGGGGCTGCGTTACACTACGGCGCGTGAAAGCGGCACCCGGGAGGGGAGGGCCGCAGCTAAGGAGACATGATGCAAGCGGCCAGAATTCGGGTGATTGGCTTGGGCGGGGCGGGCAACAACGCCGTGAACCGCATGATCGAATCGGGACTCGAGGGTGTCGAGTTCATCGCGGGCAATACCGACGCGCAGGTGCTCGCCAAGAGCCACGCGGAGGTCCGCATCCAGCTCGGCGACCGCCTGACGCGGGGCCTGGGCGCCGGGGCCGACCCCGACGTGGGCGAGAAGGCGGCCATCGAGGACCGCGAGCGGATCAAGGAGTACCTCGACGGCACCGACATGCTCTTCATCACGGCGGGGATGGGCGGCGGCACCGGCACCGGCAGCGCCCCCGTCGTCGCCGAGATCGCCCGCGAGATGGGCATCCTCACGGTCGCCATCGTGACGCGCCCCTTCAAGTTCGAGGGACCCAAGCGGCTGCGGGTGGCGGAGGACGGCATCGGCAAGCTCTCGGAGCGGGTCGACGGCATGATCGTGGTGAACAACGAAAAATTGCTCACCGCCGTGGACAAGAAGGTGTCCTTCCGCGAGGCCTTCCTGATCGCCGACCGGGTGCTGTACTACGGCGTCAAGGGCATCAGCGACGTGATCAACGTCGAGGGGATGATCAACCTCGACTTCGCCGACGTGCGCAACCTCCTCGCCAACTCGGGCACGGTGCTGATGGGCATCGGGGCCGGGCGCGGGGAGAAGGTCTCGGAGGAGGCCGCGATGAGCGCGATCCACTCGCCGCTGCTGGAGCGCGGCATCGAGGGCGCCCGCCGCATCCTGGTGAACGTCACGGGCGGCTACGACCTGAGCATGACCGACGCCAACGAGATCGTCGAGAAGATCCGGCAGGCCACCGGCTTCGAGGACCCCGACATCCTCTTC
This genomic interval from Deinococcus aestuarii contains the following:
- the ftsZ gene encoding cell division protein FtsZ; translation: MQAARIRVIGLGGAGNNAVNRMIESGLEGVEFIAGNTDAQVLAKSHAEVRIQLGDRLTRGLGAGADPDVGEKAAIEDRERIKEYLDGTDMLFITAGMGGGTGTGSAPVVAEIAREMGILTVAIVTRPFKFEGPKRLRVAEDGIGKLSERVDGMIVVNNEKLLTAVDKKVSFREAFLIADRVLYYGVKGISDVINVEGMINLDFADVRNLLANSGTVLMGIGAGRGEKVSEEAAMSAIHSPLLERGIEGARRILVNVTGGYDLSMTDANEIVEKIRQATGFEDPDILFGITPDEAAGDEVRVTVIATGFNEAPFPAGLGLGTGAGAGRGTSIDTIVRPVRGQAASSYDPKDYDIPAFLRNVGRD